A genomic stretch from Bordetella sp. N includes:
- a CDS encoding LysR family transcriptional regulator, whose amino-acid sequence MINSRLLRQFIAVAEELHYGRAAARVGIAQSPLSQAIQKLEAHIGTPLFLRNKRSVALTPAGTVFLEEAYQWLRYEEVAIQRTLGASGGETGQLAIGFIGSVGYGFMPELINRFRQQYPQVRLRVVEMTTKDQLEQIQGRALDVGMLRTPLPSVAAQIQTRFYQRDELVVALSRNHPLAGRKRIDLRQLAGESFVAFSREKVPAAHAQLISVCGAAGFYPNIEQECSQVASVICLIAAGLSVALVSGNLTSLIHPKVCYVPISNHTPYLDQEVSIAWRGGDTNPALHSFLEVARGMEAASGKTRRRQA is encoded by the coding sequence ATGATCAATAGCCGCCTGCTCCGCCAGTTCATCGCCGTGGCCGAAGAGTTGCACTACGGCCGCGCCGCCGCCCGCGTCGGCATCGCGCAATCGCCACTCAGCCAGGCCATCCAGAAGCTGGAAGCGCACATCGGCACGCCCTTGTTCCTGCGCAACAAGCGCTCGGTCGCGCTGACGCCGGCCGGCACGGTGTTCCTGGAGGAGGCGTATCAATGGCTGCGCTACGAAGAGGTGGCGATCCAGCGTACGTTGGGCGCCAGCGGCGGCGAAACCGGCCAGTTGGCCATCGGTTTCATCGGCAGTGTGGGCTACGGCTTCATGCCCGAGTTGATCAATCGCTTCCGGCAGCAGTACCCGCAGGTGCGCTTGCGCGTCGTCGAGATGACGACCAAGGACCAGTTGGAGCAGATCCAGGGGCGCGCCCTGGATGTGGGCATGCTGCGCACGCCGCTGCCGAGCGTCGCGGCGCAGATCCAGACCCGCTTCTACCAGCGCGACGAGCTGGTGGTCGCGCTGTCAAGAAACCATCCGCTGGCGGGGCGCAAGCGTATCGATCTACGGCAACTGGCGGGCGAGTCTTTCGTGGCCTTCTCAAGAGAGAAGGTGCCGGCGGCGCACGCGCAACTGATCTCCGTTTGCGGCGCGGCGGGCTTTTACCCGAACATCGAGCAGGAGTGCTCCCAGGTGGCCAGCGTGATCTGCCTGATCGCCGCCGGTCTGTCGGTGGCGCTGGTATCCGGCAACCTGACGTCGCTGATCCATCCCAAGGTCTGCTACGTGCCGATTTCGAATCACACGCCTTATCTGGACCAGGAGGTGTCGATCGCCTGGCGTGGCGGCGACACCAATCCCGCGCTGCACTCGTTCCTGGAGGTGGCGCGCGGGATGGAGGCGGCTTCCGGGAAGACGCGGCGACGCCAGGCGTAA
- a CDS encoding SDR family NAD(P)-dependent oxidoreductase: MNDQGRLAGKIAIIVGGGQQPGGTIGNGRAVAERFAAEGATLLIVDINAEWADDTLRAVAGLGAQASTLQADITKEDQCRAIARTCVERYGRVDILHNNVGRSTGDRRTTELEVSAWDAIMDMNLKGMFMTCKHVLPVMIAQKSGCIINVSSTSSLAARPTLTYKTSKGAVNALTQHLAMENAAHGIRANALLPGLIDTPMAIERRARERGVPQEQVRAERDALVPMGHMGSAWDVANAALFLASDEARYITGVLLPVDGGLLVKRG, translated from the coding sequence ATGAACGACCAAGGAAGGTTGGCAGGCAAGATCGCAATCATCGTCGGCGGCGGCCAGCAACCGGGCGGAACGATAGGTAACGGACGCGCCGTGGCGGAGCGCTTCGCCGCCGAGGGCGCCACGCTGCTTATCGTCGACATCAATGCCGAGTGGGCCGACGATACGCTGCGGGCCGTCGCCGGCCTGGGCGCCCAGGCATCGACCCTGCAGGCGGACATCACCAAGGAAGATCAGTGCCGTGCCATCGCGCGGACCTGCGTCGAGCGCTACGGCCGCGTGGACATTCTGCACAACAACGTCGGCCGCTCCACGGGAGACCGTCGCACCACGGAGTTGGAGGTCTCGGCTTGGGACGCCATCATGGACATGAACCTCAAAGGCATGTTCATGACCTGCAAGCACGTGCTGCCCGTGATGATCGCGCAAAAATCGGGCTGCATCATCAACGTGTCCTCCACATCGTCCCTGGCCGCGCGGCCCACGCTGACCTACAAGACCAGCAAGGGCGCGGTGAATGCGCTGACGCAGCATCTGGCCATGGAGAACGCGGCGCACGGCATCCGCGCCAATGCCCTGCTGCCGGGCTTGATCGACACTCCCATGGCCATCGAGCGTCGTGCGCGCGAACGGGGCGTGCCGCAGGAACAGGTGCGGGCGGAACGCGACGCGCTGGTACCCATGGGGCATATGGGCAGCGCGTGGGACGTGGCGAACGCCGCATTGTTCCTGGCGTCGGACGAAGCCCGATACATCACCGGTGTATTGCTGCCGGTCGACGGCGGGCTATTGGTCAAGCGGGGCTGA
- a CDS encoding tripartite tricarboxylate transporter substrate binding protein — translation MLPPITFKRANLALAPMLASMSASMLASVMACTGLALALPTTAHAAEAYPNKPITLIIGFAPGGPTDAIGRVLFKRVSEILNVPIIIENRPGAGGNIGTQELIRAKPDGYTLMYGTSSVTTAPALFNRADLDPTKAFDVAGCSVSVPLILLVPKTETAANAEDFYKAVKADPAKYFQGSSGNGSIDHLVSMDIAGRLNLKFQHVPYKGNGPALTDLASGNVNFMYSGSFNSALPFIKDGRVKALAVSSGHRSQALPNVPSLSESVAGLRGFDAGTWQILAAPKGTPPAILAKLDDAVQAAMKDAKVKESLDFQGAEPMNMDQKRCSAYIGQEYERWSGTIKRLGLKSE, via the coding sequence ATGCTGCCCCCCATCACGTTCAAACGCGCGAACCTCGCATTGGCCCCGATGCTGGCCTCGATGTCGGCCTCGATGTTGGCCTCGGTTATGGCCTGCACAGGCCTGGCCCTTGCCTTGCCGACGACAGCCCATGCCGCCGAGGCCTACCCCAACAAGCCCATCACCCTGATCATCGGCTTCGCGCCCGGCGGACCCACCGACGCCATCGGCCGCGTCCTGTTCAAGCGCGTGTCCGAGATTCTCAATGTGCCCATCATCATCGAGAACCGTCCCGGCGCGGGCGGCAATATCGGCACGCAGGAGCTGATCCGCGCCAAGCCCGACGGCTACACCTTGATGTACGGCACCTCGTCGGTGACCACCGCGCCGGCGCTGTTCAACCGGGCCGACCTGGATCCCACCAAGGCTTTCGACGTGGCGGGATGTTCCGTGTCCGTGCCCCTGATCCTGCTGGTCCCCAAGACCGAGACCGCCGCCAACGCCGAGGATTTCTACAAGGCCGTGAAGGCGGATCCCGCCAAGTACTTCCAGGGGTCCTCGGGCAATGGCTCCATCGACCACCTGGTGTCCATGGACATCGCCGGCCGCCTGAACCTGAAATTCCAGCATGTGCCTTACAAGGGCAACGGGCCCGCGCTGACGGACCTTGCCAGCGGCAACGTCAACTTCATGTATTCGGGTTCGTTCAACAGCGCCTTGCCTTTCATCAAGGACGGCCGGGTCAAGGCCCTGGCCGTGTCATCCGGCCACCGGTCGCAGGCCTTGCCCAACGTGCCGTCGCTGAGCGAAAGCGTGGCAGGGCTGCGCGGTTTCGACGCGGGCACCTGGCAGATCCTGGCGGCGCCGAAAGGCACGCCGCCAGCCATCCTGGCCAAGCTGGACGACGCCGTCCAGGCCGCCATGAAGGACGCCAAGGTCAAGGAGAGCCTGGACTTCCAGGGGGCCGAACCGATGAACATGGACCAGAAGCGCTGCAGCGCCTACATAGGCCAGGAGTACGAACGCTGGTCGGGCACCATCAAGCGGCTGGGCTTGAAATCGGAATAA
- a CDS encoding CoA transferase, with amino-acid sequence MSASPTLSDRACLAIADLLGAQQPWEADPAARLRFHGSAPAFDSPHALTLSAGAAIGAYALTVEKWWHLATGQHQTVAIDWMQAASSLNPGHFQTQNGYNLPALSLLTELKADFYRTADQRWFFPIGSYPHLRDGVLELLDCANTPAALGRAIGRWKGDDLETAFAEKRLPGIYARSTEEWLRHPQGKLLAQLPVIEITKIADSDPEPPRPGARPLSGLRVLDLGHVIAGPVVARSLAEHGAEVLRITPPMNQDPFRQTIDTNIGKQSAFLDLTQDADQQRARELVSAADVVVQSWRPASLSRRGLGAEEAAAVRPGVIYVSVSAFGDTGPWAERGGFEQLGQTVAGIAISEGVAGGKPRVVPTYLLNDYLTGYLGAAGVMLALLRRATEGGSYHVKVSLTRTSMWVQSLGLTPGFTPREDRRHFSEGLTPLLETRSSAYGVLRQLPPVAQFSHTRAHWAIPPAPNGAHPATWLDDLPT; translated from the coding sequence ATGTCCGCCTCCCCTACCCTGTCCGACCGCGCCTGCCTGGCCATCGCGGATCTGCTCGGCGCGCAGCAACCCTGGGAGGCCGATCCCGCAGCGCGGCTGCGCTTCCACGGTTCCGCGCCGGCCTTCGACAGCCCGCATGCCCTGACCCTGTCGGCGGGCGCCGCCATCGGCGCTTACGCCCTGACCGTGGAAAAGTGGTGGCACCTGGCCACCGGCCAGCACCAGACCGTCGCCATCGACTGGATGCAGGCCGCATCCTCGCTCAATCCCGGCCACTTCCAGACGCAGAACGGCTACAACCTGCCGGCGCTGTCATTGCTGACCGAACTGAAGGCTGATTTCTACCGCACGGCCGACCAGCGCTGGTTTTTCCCCATCGGGTCCTATCCGCATCTGCGTGACGGCGTGCTTGAGCTGCTGGACTGCGCCAACACACCCGCCGCGCTGGGGCGCGCCATCGGTCGCTGGAAAGGCGACGACCTGGAAACCGCCTTCGCCGAGAAGCGCCTGCCCGGCATCTATGCCCGCAGCACTGAAGAATGGCTGCGCCATCCGCAAGGCAAGCTGCTGGCGCAACTGCCGGTCATCGAGATCACCAAGATCGCCGACAGCGACCCCGAGCCGCCCCGTCCCGGCGCGCGGCCCTTGTCCGGCCTGCGCGTGCTCGACCTGGGGCATGTGATCGCGGGGCCCGTCGTCGCGCGGTCGCTGGCCGAACACGGCGCGGAAGTGCTGCGCATCACGCCGCCGATGAATCAGGATCCTTTCCGCCAGACCATAGACACCAACATCGGCAAGCAGTCGGCCTTCCTGGACCTGACGCAGGACGCCGACCAGCAACGCGCGCGCGAACTGGTCAGCGCCGCCGACGTGGTGGTGCAGTCGTGGCGGCCGGCCAGCCTGAGCCGGCGCGGCCTGGGCGCGGAAGAAGCGGCGGCCGTGCGGCCTGGCGTGATCTACGTCAGCGTCAGCGCTTTCGGCGACACGGGCCCCTGGGCCGAACGCGGCGGCTTCGAGCAACTGGGACAGACCGTCGCCGGCATCGCCATCAGCGAAGGTGTGGCGGGCGGCAAGCCGCGCGTGGTGCCGACCTATCTGCTGAACGACTACCTGACCGGTTACCTGGGCGCGGCCGGCGTCATGCTGGCCTTGCTGCGCCGCGCCACCGAGGGCGGAAGCTATCACGTCAAGGTGTCGCTGACGCGGACATCCATGTGGGTGCAGAGCCTGGGCCTGACACCGGGCTTCACGCCGCGCGAGGACCGGCGTCATTTTTCCGAAGGCCTGACGCCGCTGCTGGAAACCCGTTCGTCGGCCTACGGCGTATTGCGGCAGTTGCCGCCGGTGGCGCAGTTTTCTCACACCCGGGCCCACTGGGCCATTCCGCCGGCGCCCAATGGTGCGCATCCGGCGACGTGGCTGGACGACCTGCCGACATGA
- a CDS encoding tripartite tricarboxylate transporter substrate binding protein has translation MCKPLMTKLLAGIGLGAALAAALSWLPTVAHAAQTYPDKPIHLIVPFPPGGGTDTLARVLAERIGAQLKASVIVENRPGAGTVVGSDYVARSAPDGYTILLNTSAHAINDTLVPKLPYATGKAFAPIAIVGRAPNVVVVRPDSPFKTVKDIADYAKAHPGKLTFGSSGNGTAVHLAAELFKEMAGVSLTHVPYKGASPAMTDLIGGQIDMFFGTAGAVTPLVKAGKLRAVAITSTERSPYWPGIPTIAETCPGYAADVWYALFAAAGTPPAIVAALNRAAIDATQSDLFKQRMGSEGITNVPNSPADLAKYVHEEIARWRKVIEEGHVSMG, from the coding sequence ATGTGCAAGCCACTCATGACGAAGCTGCTGGCCGGCATCGGCCTGGGTGCGGCCCTTGCGGCCGCCCTGTCCTGGCTGCCGACCGTCGCGCACGCGGCGCAGACTTACCCCGACAAACCCATCCACCTGATCGTGCCCTTCCCGCCGGGTGGCGGCACGGATACCCTGGCCCGCGTGCTGGCCGAACGCATCGGCGCGCAATTGAAGGCCAGTGTGATCGTCGAGAACCGGCCCGGGGCGGGCACGGTGGTCGGCAGCGACTATGTCGCGCGCAGCGCGCCTGACGGCTACACCATCCTGCTGAACACGTCAGCGCACGCCATCAACGACACGCTGGTACCCAAGCTCCCCTACGCCACGGGAAAGGCGTTCGCGCCCATTGCCATCGTGGGACGTGCCCCGAACGTGGTGGTCGTGCGTCCGGACAGTCCTTTCAAGACCGTGAAGGACATCGCCGACTATGCCAAAGCCCACCCGGGCAAGCTGACCTTCGGCTCCTCGGGCAACGGCACCGCGGTGCATCTGGCCGCCGAGCTGTTCAAGGAGATGGCCGGCGTTTCCCTCACGCACGTCCCGTACAAAGGCGCCAGCCCGGCGATGACAGACCTGATCGGGGGCCAGATCGATATGTTCTTCGGCACTGCCGGCGCCGTCACACCGTTGGTCAAAGCGGGCAAGCTACGCGCGGTCGCCATCACCAGCACCGAACGTTCGCCCTACTGGCCCGGCATCCCGACCATCGCGGAAACCTGCCCCGGTTATGCCGCCGACGTTTGGTACGCCCTGTTCGCCGCCGCCGGCACGCCGCCCGCCATTGTTGCCGCGCTGAACCGCGCGGCCATCGATGCCACGCAATCCGACCTGTTCAAGCAGCGCATGGGCAGCGAAGGCATCACCAATGTCCCCAACTCGCCGGCGGATCTCGCCAAGTATGTGCATGAGGAAATCGCGCGGTGGCGCAAGGTGATCGAAGAAGGTCACGTGTCCATGGGATGA